One Trichormus variabilis 0441 genomic window, GTGCGATCGCTTCCCCTTATATCCACACTTGGAAATTCCTGTACCAGTCTTAGCTTAGGGATTGAAGAGGGATGAGGGAAAAATTCTTCTCTCATTCCTCACCCCTCAAGAGTTTTTGAATTTTGTTGGCGTAGCCTACTCTTCTCCTTCGGAGACGCTAACGCGTAGCTTGCTTCCCCATAGGGGTACGAGAACGCTACGCGAACCCGTAGGGTATTTTGAATTTTGAATTGAGTTCCCCAGCCCCCATTCCCAAATTCCTGACTGATCAGGGTCTGAAATATAGTAAAAATAAGTAGGAAACCTCCCTCATCACATTTTTGTTTCATAAACTACTCATTAAAAATACAGATGCCTGCTCAGATTTATCATCTGATTGCCTTCTTGGTAGCGGCAGTAGTCGTTCTCTGGACTACGCCCGATGTCAGAAAAATTGGTATAAAAAGTGGACGTGTTGACCGCCCTGGCGATCGCAAAATCCATGACCGTCCGATGGTGCGTCTGGGAGGAGTTTCTATCTTCGCAGGTACAATAATCTCCTTAATGGTCGTTTGGTGGCTAGGTGGGTTTAACAATCTCTCACCAGAAAAAGAATGGCAAATTTGGGGTGTTATCTTAGGTGGTTTAGGCTTTTTTCTCATCGGTCTAGCCGACGATTTATTAACCCTATCTCCCTTGGGGCGCTTGTTAATACAAATGATTGTTGCGGCTGGTGCATGGAAAGCCGGTGTCAGCATAGATTTCATCAGCATCCCCACAATGGGAATTGTTGACCTGAATTTCCTCAGTTTGCCCATCACCGTTATATGGTTGGTAGGCATGGTAAATGCCATCAACTGGATTGATGGTCTAGATGGGTTAGCAGCTGGAGTATCGGGAATTGCGGCTGTGGTTATGTTGCTTGTGTCTTTGTTTATGCACCAACCAGCAGCAGCTTTAATTGCAGCCGCCTTAGCTGGCGCAGC contains:
- a CDS encoding glycosyltransferase family 4 protein, with protein sequence MPAQIYHLIAFLVAAVVVLWTTPDVRKIGIKSGRVDRPGDRKIHDRPMVRLGGVSIFAGTIISLMVVWWLGGFNNLSPEKEWQIWGVILGGLGFFLIGLADDLLTLSPLGRLLIQMIVAAGAWKAGVSIDFISIPTMGIVDLNFLSLPITVIWLVGMVNAINWIDGLDGLAAGVSGIAAVVMLLVSLFMHQPAAALIAAALAGAALGFLRYNFNPAQIFMGDGGSYFMGFTLAAVGVIGLVKIPAFTAVILPYLILAVPIVDMSAVILSRIRRGKLPWVADKRHLHHRLLQAGLSHRWTVLFIYSLTLWVGSLALVVAGVPSSIAYACGSTSLLSYVIWRAWRVSQQK